In Paenibacillus sp. FSL R7-0345, a single window of DNA contains:
- the clpP gene encoding ATP-dependent Clp endopeptidase proteolytic subunit ClpP produces the protein MSVIPYVVEQTGRGERSYDIYSRLLKDRIVFVGAAIDDQLANSIIAQLLYLAAEDPEKDIQMFINSPGGSTTAGFGIYDTMQVIKPQVSTICTGFAASFGSLLLLAGAPGKRFALPNSEIMIHQPHGGAQGQASDIAISARRILQIREKTVQITAERTGQPADKVARDMDRDYFMTAEEALNYGIIDKVISSL, from the coding sequence ATGAGTGTTATTCCTTATGTAGTAGAGCAGACAGGCAGAGGCGAGCGTTCCTACGATATTTACTCGCGCCTGCTGAAGGACCGGATCGTATTTGTCGGTGCGGCGATAGATGATCAGCTGGCCAACAGCATCATTGCCCAGCTGCTGTATCTGGCGGCAGAGGATCCGGAGAAGGATATTCAGATGTTCATTAACAGTCCCGGCGGGTCGACTACCGCAGGGTTCGGCATTTATGATACGATGCAGGTAATCAAACCGCAGGTCAGTACGATCTGCACGGGGTTTGCGGCTTCCTTTGGATCACTGCTGCTGCTAGCGGGGGCTCCCGGCAAACGGTTCGCACTGCCAAACAGCGAGATTATGATCCACCAGCCGCACGGCGGCGCACAGGGTCAGGCCAGCGATATTGCGATCAGTGCCAGGCGGATTCTGCAGATCAGGGAGAAGACCGTACAGATCACAGCAGAGCGTACCGGCCAGCCGGCTGATAAAGTCGCAAGGGATATGGACCGCGATTATTTCATGACGGCAGAAGAGGCGCTGAATTACGGCATCATCGACAAAGTGATTTCAAGTTTATAA
- a CDS encoding RNA polymerase sigma factor has translation MLILDEHDLSEPAANEGLQLLNTALNRYCLALTRSVQEAEDLVQDTWAKALHYSGWSASPNRQALLLRIAKNTWVDSLRRKSALRRAMERGLQPADAAADKEPHSLTELETAFHALIKALPPLQLTVFLMRDVLGYPAQDTADLLDTTEGAVKAALYRARQALGAVRKELAADGPALPEGSDFRQLLSALAKAYEQGQLPVMLELLRRENAAGITMAAGISTVQARYSALRTAADRTGNSGGGLLRMAS, from the coding sequence ATGTTAATACTTGATGAACATGATCTATCGGAACCCGCAGCGAATGAGGGCTTACAGCTGCTTAACACTGCACTCAACCGCTATTGCCTGGCGCTTACCCGCTCCGTACAGGAGGCTGAGGATCTGGTCCAGGATACCTGGGCCAAGGCGCTGCACTACAGCGGCTGGTCTGCCAGCCCTAACCGGCAGGCCCTGCTGCTGCGGATTGCCAAAAACACATGGGTAGACAGCCTGCGGCGGAAATCCGCGCTCAGAAGGGCAATGGAGCGTGGACTTCAACCGGCAGATGCCGCCGCGGATAAGGAACCGCATAGCCTGACAGAGCTCGAAACGGCCTTCCATGCCTTGATTAAAGCTTTACCGCCGCTCCAGCTGACGGTATTTCTGATGCGCGATGTGCTTGGCTATCCGGCTCAGGATACTGCAGACCTGCTTGACACCACCGAAGGTGCTGTCAAAGCAGCGCTGTACCGGGCAAGGCAGGCCCTCGGAGCTGTGCGCAAGGAGCTGGCTGCGGATGGGCCCGCCCTGCCCGAAGGCAGTGATTTCCGGCAGCTGCTGAGCGCACTGGCCAAAGCCTATGAGCAGGGACAGCTCCCTGTCATGCTGGAGCTGCTGCGCCGGGAGAATGCCGCCGGGATTACAATGGCGGCAGGCATCAGCACTGTCCAGGCCCGGTACAGTGCGCTTCGCACTGCTGCTGACCGCACCGGAAATTCCGGGGGCGGCCTGCTGAGAATGGCTTCTTAA
- a CDS encoding methyl-accepting chemotaxis protein, which produces MKWKLILSFTAISLIFLGVALLQGQKISQVELSMERQKSEMEKRITVSTITQLLQELNSLETSLAESSDLELAEPFMDKQQQLKEAVATVSFEKETTAWKDLQLLNTAINMYTGYVGKLIVTLEDPSLDPLTVLEEIDGLHTKALAVHQQLLKINTTLYTSAADYAEQAQAESFSLLQNTVSIVYYAAGAVVLFMLILAVLLTRSFLTPVGKLQHALRNIAEGDLRQQINSPYNDELGRLSFHFDHMVTRVRDMLRQTVQVASTLADYSRSFQESSTVTANTNQEIVRTIQEISVGADQQAVQSEQSALLLQELEREVAEITEYTDGMLVTSGTADHNARKGSETIGELQRISQRSNTSISKVYKALEKLVEQSGDISRITNSITEISKQTNILSLNAAIEAARAGAAGRGFAVIADEVRHLSVQTSDSSILISRIIGELQESMAEFQEDMLETKKSLEEQDSQVAETLASFKAIDSSIAGISRQIAQIHGKVEVTRTINSRLGESIHSVASVAEQTAAGVQEVNASSTQQDQAIHDIARQALEISEISQRLFREINVFKIGQEEDSKPQGGQLLIIEEARSSKDNEDEAPLLAIAE; this is translated from the coding sequence ATGAAATGGAAGCTGATTCTTAGTTTTACTGCGATTTCGCTGATCTTTTTAGGAGTTGCTCTGCTTCAGGGGCAGAAGATTAGCCAAGTGGAGCTGTCAATGGAACGCCAGAAATCGGAGATGGAAAAAAGAATTACCGTTTCGACCATCACCCAGCTGCTGCAGGAGCTGAACAGCCTGGAAACCTCACTTGCCGAATCCAGTGACCTGGAGCTGGCAGAGCCGTTTATGGACAAGCAGCAGCAGCTGAAGGAAGCTGTGGCCACGGTCAGTTTTGAAAAGGAAACCACCGCATGGAAGGATTTGCAGCTGCTGAATACCGCAATAAATATGTACACCGGTTATGTTGGTAAGCTGATAGTAACGCTTGAGGATCCCAGCCTTGACCCGTTGACTGTGCTTGAGGAGATCGACGGTCTGCATACAAAAGCCCTTGCTGTCCATCAGCAGCTGCTGAAGATCAACACCACGCTCTATACGTCGGCTGCTGATTATGCGGAGCAGGCGCAGGCTGAATCCTTCAGCTTGCTCCAGAATACCGTTTCCATTGTTTATTATGCCGCAGGTGCAGTAGTATTGTTCATGCTTATCCTTGCTGTCTTGCTGACACGTTCGTTCCTTACTCCGGTGGGTAAGCTGCAGCACGCACTGCGCAATATCGCCGAAGGCGATCTGCGCCAGCAGATCAATTCCCCGTATAATGATGAGCTGGGACGGCTCAGCTTCCATTTTGACCATATGGTAACCAGAGTGCGTGATATGCTGCGCCAGACAGTTCAGGTTGCTTCGACGCTGGCGGATTATTCCCGGTCCTTCCAGGAATCCTCAACGGTTACCGCGAATACAAATCAGGAAATTGTCAGGACGATTCAGGAAATTTCAGTGGGGGCTGACCAGCAGGCTGTACAGTCTGAACAGAGTGCACTGCTGCTGCAGGAGCTGGAGCGTGAGGTTGCAGAGATTACCGAATATACGGACGGCATGCTGGTTACAAGCGGAACAGCGGATCATAATGCACGCAAAGGCTCGGAAACCATTGGCGAGCTGCAGCGCATCTCACAACGCTCCAATACTTCTATCAGCAAAGTGTATAAGGCGCTTGAAAAGCTTGTTGAACAGTCCGGGGACATCTCACGAATCACCAATTCGATTACAGAAATCTCGAAACAGACGAATATCCTTTCGCTGAATGCTGCGATTGAAGCAGCGCGGGCAGGGGCGGCCGGCAGGGGCTTTGCTGTTATCGCCGATGAAGTCCGTCACCTCTCTGTACAGACCAGCGATTCCTCCATCCTGATCAGCCGGATTATCGGCGAGCTGCAGGAGAGCATGGCGGAATTCCAGGAGGATATGCTGGAAACCAAAAAAAGCCTGGAAGAGCAGGACTCCCAGGTTGCCGAAACACTTGCCTCCTTCAAGGCGATTGACAGCTCGATTGCCGGAATCAGCCGGCAGATTGCCCAGATCCACGGCAAGGTGGAAGTGACGCGGACCATCAATTCCCGGCTGGGCGAATCGATCCATTCCGTAGCTTCTGTAGCTGAACAGACAGCAGCAGGCGTTCAGGAGGTCAACGCATCGAGCACCCAGCAGGATCAGGCCATTCATGATATCGCCCGGCAGGCGCTGGAAATCAGCGAGATTTCACAGCGGCTGTTCAGGGAGATTAACGTATTTAAGATCGGACAGGAAGAGGATTCCAAGCCGCAGGGCGGGCAGCTGCTGATTATAGAGGAAGCCCGCAGCAGCAAGGACAACGAAGACGAGGCTCCGTTACTGGCGATCGCTGAGTGA
- a CDS encoding NAD-dependent epimerase/dehydratase family protein, whose amino-acid sequence MRSILVLGGTRFFGKRLVQRLLKDKDTEVTILTRGQTEDDFGEQVTRLTADRSDAEALADAVRGRHYDVVYDNICYSPDDAAAAARIFADTAGRYILTSSLSVYDPSKQMLREADFDPVHYPVTLGPKENFSYQEGKRLAEAILLNQTAFPAAAVRFPIVLGTDDYTRRLHFHIEHILEGKPVGIPNPEALISLIRSDEAADFLYWLGFSPLTGPVNACSDGAISIKEIISLIEAVTGRQAITPGRSAESDMSPFGISESWHMDTTKARSAGFVFLPLTGWLPELAAILHASLSDRQ is encoded by the coding sequence ATGAGAAGCATACTTGTACTCGGAGGAACACGTTTTTTCGGTAAACGGCTGGTACAGCGGCTGCTGAAGGATAAAGATACGGAAGTAACCATATTAACGAGAGGACAGACGGAGGATGATTTTGGTGAGCAAGTTACCCGGCTGACTGCCGACCGCTCTGATGCGGAAGCGCTGGCTGATGCAGTGCGCGGCCGTCATTATGATGTGGTCTACGACAACATCTGCTACTCGCCAGACGATGCGGCGGCGGCGGCCCGGATTTTTGCAGATACTGCAGGCCGGTATATTCTGACATCCAGCCTGTCTGTCTATGATCCAAGCAAGCAAATGCTGCGTGAAGCCGATTTTGACCCGGTACATTATCCTGTCACCCTCGGTCCCAAGGAAAATTTCAGCTATCAGGAAGGCAAACGGCTGGCCGAGGCCATATTGCTGAACCAGACCGCTTTTCCTGCGGCAGCCGTCCGTTTTCCGATTGTACTGGGAACAGATGATTACACGCGCCGGCTGCATTTTCATATTGAACACATTCTGGAAGGCAAGCCTGTCGGTATACCGAATCCTGAAGCGCTGATCTCTCTTATCCGGTCTGATGAGGCTGCTGACTTCCTGTATTGGCTGGGCTTCTCGCCGCTGACCGGACCTGTTAACGCCTGCTCGGACGGGGCCATTTCAATTAAGGAAATTATCTCGCTGATCGAAGCCGTTACAGGCAGACAGGCAATCACCCCAGGCCGGTCCGCAGAATCTGATATGTCCCCGTTTGGCATTAGCGAGTCCTGGCATATGGATACAACAAAAGCCCGCTCTGCGGGCTTCGTCTTCCTGCCGCTTACCGGCTGGCTGCCTGAACTGGCTGCAATACTACACGCGTCACTCAGCGATCGCCAGTAA
- a CDS encoding VOC family protein, whose protein sequence is MGFQAGQLFINLPVANLQRSIEFFTAIGFEFNPQFTDENATCMIINGNSYAMLLTRDYFGTFTDKTIIDAAAHAEVITCFSAASKEQVDELVQKALDAGGKPFNAPVDHGFMYNWSFQDLDGHLWEVVYMDESAAQ, encoded by the coding sequence ATGGGATTTCAGGCAGGCCAGCTGTTTATTAATTTGCCCGTAGCCAATCTGCAGAGGTCGATTGAATTTTTTACGGCAATCGGATTTGAGTTTAATCCTCAGTTTACGGATGAGAATGCAACCTGTATGATCATTAACGGTAATTCGTATGCGATGCTGCTGACACGGGATTATTTCGGCACATTTACGGACAAGACGATCATTGATGCTGCTGCCCATGCAGAGGTCATTACCTGCTTCTCCGCTGCAAGCAAAGAACAGGTGGACGAGCTGGTGCAGAAGGCGCTGGATGCCGGCGGTAAGCCGTTTAATGCTCCGGTCGATCATGGCTTCATGTATAATTGGAGCTTCCAGGACCTGGATGGGCATCTTTGGGAAGTTGTGTACATGGATGAGAGTGCTGCTCAGTAA